One part of the Armatimonadota bacterium genome encodes these proteins:
- a CDS encoding Gfo/Idh/MocA family oxidoreductase, whose protein sequence is MGENRDMRRRDFLAGAAAAGFGALTANALGQSTASAKQLARIPERKGKSVAGLRHKPMEKVRVAVIGVGARGSGHVVQLAAIEGVEVKAICDLYKDWADNAAANVVKAGQPAPTLYVGDPYAYKEMMKRDDIDAVFIATPWQWHTPMALCAMQNGKHAFTEVPAALTLDECWALVDTAEETQLHCMMMENVNYGREELMVLNMVRMGALGELLHGEAAYIHDLRGQMHEEQRGTGSWRTLEYMSRNGNLYPTHGLGPVSQYMDICRGDRFDFLSSVSCNSRMREIYARENFPEGHKWRRGKFVCGDLNTSIIRTVKGRTVMVQWDEQLPRPYTRHNLIQGTKGCWGGFPDRLTIEGKYKTAEGKVVGTEDWMENGDLDKVYAEFDHPLYKKQGELAKKMGGHGGMDFLMLWRIIYCLRNGEPLDQNVYESVSWSAVTPLSEYSVANRGASVDFPDFTRGSWKTDKPLGIVDPKV, encoded by the coding sequence ATGGGGGAGAATAGGGATATGCGACGACGAGATTTCTTGGCTGGCGCGGCAGCGGCCGGTTTTGGTGCCCTGACCGCGAACGCCCTCGGTCAATCCACTGCATCGGCCAAACAGTTGGCCCGGATCCCCGAACGGAAGGGCAAATCGGTTGCCGGGCTCCGGCACAAGCCGATGGAAAAAGTCCGGGTCGCGGTGATCGGTGTCGGTGCGCGGGGCAGCGGGCACGTCGTCCAACTCGCGGCCATCGAAGGGGTTGAGGTCAAGGCCATCTGCGACTTGTACAAGGACTGGGCGGACAACGCCGCCGCCAACGTCGTCAAAGCCGGACAGCCCGCGCCAACTTTGTACGTCGGCGACCCCTACGCCTACAAGGAGATGATGAAGCGCGACGACATCGATGCCGTTTTCATCGCTACCCCATGGCAGTGGCACACCCCAATGGCCTTGTGCGCCATGCAAAACGGCAAGCACGCCTTCACAGAAGTCCCGGCGGCCCTCACCCTCGATGAATGTTGGGCCTTGGTCGACACCGCCGAAGAAACCCAACTCCACTGCATGATGATGGAGAACGTCAACTACGGACGGGAAGAACTGATGGTGCTTAACATGGTCCGGATGGGGGCACTCGGCGAACTGTTGCACGGAGAGGCAGCCTACATCCATGACCTCCGAGGCCAGATGCACGAAGAACAGCGGGGAACCGGAAGCTGGCGAACTTTGGAATACATGAGCCGGAATGGGAATCTCTATCCCACCCACGGCCTGGGGCCGGTTTCGCAATATATGGACATCTGCCGTGGCGACCGGTTCGACTTCCTGAGTTCGGTGAGCTGCAACAGCCGGATGCGCGAGATCTACGCCCGCGAAAACTTCCCAGAAGGGCACAAATGGCGTCGCGGCAAGTTCGTCTGCGGCGATCTGAATACCTCCATCATCCGTACGGTCAAAGGCCGGACAGTCATGGTGCAATGGGACGAACAACTCCCACGTCCTTACACCCGCCACAACCTGATCCAGGGCACCAAGGGGTGCTGGGGCGGGTTCCCCGATCGGTTGACCATTGAAGGCAAATACAAAACGGCCGAGGGCAAGGTGGTCGGCACCGAGGATTGGATGGAAAATGGCGACCTGGATAAGGTGTATGCCGAATTCGACCATCCCCTCTACAAAAAGCAAGGGGAGCTGGCCAAAAAGATGGGCGGCCACGGGGGCATGGATTTCCTCATGCTCTGGCGGATCATCTATTGCCTCCGCAACGGCGAGCCGCTCGATCAGAATGTGTACGAATCGGTTTCTTGGAGCGCCGTCACCCCGCTCAGCGAATACAGTGTGGCTAACCGGGGGGCTTCGGTCGATTTCCCCGACTTCACACGCGGGAGCTGGAAAACCGACAAGCCTTTGGGGATCGTCGATCCGAAAGTTTAG
- a CDS encoding GAF domain-containing protein, translating into MKRLFEAWAECANERERLAHAAQFLKGLAKADACDILTASPGGGLVLAASTFDPELIERIRLAKGVGLAGRAYTSGRKIDIESDLPSHHESRHVEEFDLPEFVSARIIPYRSSEDNSGVVFLRKRGLWPADDLEDPELELAVHRAMSALAGFQAGFASGSHLNKLDALSEVARSLTESPYLEEVLQLLVNLTAKRFNYRVVTVRLLDAERGELILRATQATNKAYQRKRAIKLGESIAGKAIQLRKPVFIDDVRHEADYIGHDLAEEQGLRSMVCIPLIVQNRPVGVMSCYTGEIRQFGEDEISILETLAKQAAVSIEHTRLQVRNTLMQEMHHRVKNNLQQVASLLRLQLRQSHYKSMEEALQDSLSRIQAIAAVHELLSRDDLDHVSLKHIAETLGHHQQQSFIMPGKSIRFSVRGDDVHLNTNQATQVALILNEMIQNAVEHGFERAARGEIHITIEELDGEIGIWVSNDGDPLPAEFDPVQGGQLGLQIIRSLSGALGGTFKIENRLGWTVCEVKFTRQLAE; encoded by the coding sequence ATGAAGCGGCTGTTCGAGGCTTGGGCGGAGTGCGCAAATGAGCGCGAACGTTTGGCGCATGCGGCCCAGTTTTTGAAAGGGCTTGCCAAAGCCGATGCCTGCGACATCTTGACGGCTTCCCCAGGTGGGGGGCTGGTGTTGGCCGCCAGCACATTCGACCCTGAGCTCATCGAGCGTATCCGGCTTGCCAAAGGAGTCGGGTTGGCCGGCCGGGCCTACACGAGCGGCCGAAAGATCGACATCGAAAGCGACTTGCCTTCCCACCATGAAAGCCGGCATGTCGAGGAGTTCGACCTCCCGGAATTCGTTTCTGCCCGGATCATCCCCTACCGTTCCTCCGAAGACAACTCCGGGGTCGTTTTTTTGCGCAAACGGGGTCTTTGGCCGGCAGACGACCTTGAGGATCCGGAATTGGAGTTGGCAGTCCACAGGGCCATGTCGGCCCTTGCCGGGTTCCAAGCGGGGTTTGCAAGCGGTTCCCACCTCAACAAACTGGATGCCCTCAGCGAGGTAGCCCGCTCTCTTACCGAATCGCCTTATCTGGAAGAGGTTTTGCAGTTGTTGGTGAACCTGACGGCAAAGCGCTTCAACTACCGGGTGGTGACCGTGCGCCTGTTGGATGCAGAGCGAGGCGAACTCATTTTGCGCGCCACCCAGGCCACAAACAAGGCGTACCAGCGGAAGCGGGCCATCAAGCTGGGCGAGAGCATTGCCGGCAAGGCGATCCAGTTGCGCAAACCCGTTTTTATCGACGATGTCCGGCATGAGGCGGACTACATCGGACACGACCTGGCCGAAGAACAGGGACTCCGGAGCATGGTCTGCATCCCACTGATCGTGCAAAACCGCCCAGTCGGCGTGATGAGTTGCTACACCGGCGAAATCCGCCAATTCGGAGAAGATGAGATTTCCATTTTGGAAACATTGGCCAAGCAAGCGGCCGTAAGCATCGAACACACCCGGCTCCAGGTTCGCAACACGCTGATGCAGGAGATGCACCACCGGGTCAAAAACAACCTGCAACAAGTCGCTTCCCTCCTGCGCCTGCAACTCCGGCAATCACATTACAAATCTATGGAAGAGGCCCTGCAGGATTCCCTCTCGCGCATCCAAGCCATTGCCGCCGTTCACGAGCTGCTGAGCCGGGACGACTTGGACCACGTCAGCCTGAAGCATATTGCCGAAACCTTGGGACACCACCAGCAACAGTCGTTCATCATGCCGGGTAAATCGATCCGGTTCAGCGTGCGCGGCGACGATGTCCACCTCAACACCAATCAAGCAACGCAAGTTGCCCTAATCCTCAACGAGATGATCCAAAACGCGGTGGAACACGGGTTCGAACGAGCGGCCCGCGGCGAAATCCACATCACGATCGAAGAGCTAGATGGCGAAATCGGAATTTGGGTCAGCAACGATGGCGACCCGCTCCCCGCAGAGTTCGACCCCGTACAAGGGGGGCAATTGGGACTCCAGATCATCCGATCGCTTTCTGGCGCATTGGGCGGAACTTTCAAAATCGAAAACCGCCTTGGTTGGACGGTGTGCGAGGTTAAGTTTACGCGTCAGTTGGCGGAGTGA
- a CDS encoding insulinase family protein yields MEPIQKSVLPNGVRVLTENLPHVGSASIGIWCATGSTHEQEGEAGITHFIEHMLFKGTPKRSSQQIAEAIEGRGGMLNAFTDKERTCYYCRVLADDCGVGFDVLSDMVANALLDPEELEREKGVVIEEIKRGEDEPGDHVHDLHIQGLWPQSEYGLSIIGTKESVGAFTRDDLATYMDRRYHAGTVMVAAAGKVDHQEFANWAGVNLGHLKPASEETPKARPEPHAGTNYVAKEVEQVHFCIGTSGMNYYDDDFYTLVVLDGVLGGGMSSRLFQEVREKRGLVYAIGSYMLSYTAGGAFTIYGGTGPKTWGQVQDVVRTELDKMMSEGPSADEVAKVQRQIAGNMVLGLESTSARMQRMAKNELVYGRQIPVEETVAKINAVTRDQVQGLAQRLFDPAQMRTTAIGPA; encoded by the coding sequence ATGGAACCTATCCAAAAATCCGTGCTTCCCAACGGGGTTCGCGTCCTGACCGAAAACCTCCCGCATGTCGGCAGCGCCAGCATCGGCATCTGGTGCGCCACCGGTTCAACCCATGAACAAGAGGGCGAAGCGGGGATCACCCACTTTATCGAGCACATGCTTTTCAAGGGCACTCCCAAACGCTCCAGCCAACAAATCGCCGAGGCGATCGAGGGGCGCGGCGGGATGCTCAATGCCTTCACGGACAAAGAGCGAACGTGCTACTACTGCCGCGTCCTGGCTGACGATTGCGGGGTCGGGTTCGACGTCCTCAGCGACATGGTCGCCAATGCCCTGCTCGACCCAGAAGAGCTGGAGCGCGAAAAGGGGGTAGTGATCGAGGAGATCAAGCGGGGCGAAGACGAACCCGGCGACCACGTCCACGATCTCCACATCCAAGGTTTGTGGCCGCAAAGCGAATATGGCCTTTCCATCATTGGCACCAAAGAGTCGGTCGGCGCTTTCACCCGAGACGACCTTGCCACCTACATGGATCGGCGATACCACGCGGGCACCGTCATGGTGGCGGCCGCCGGCAAAGTCGACCACCAGGAGTTTGCAAACTGGGCAGGAGTCAATCTGGGACATTTAAAGCCGGCCTCGGAAGAAACCCCTAAAGCCCGGCCCGAGCCCCATGCTGGAACGAACTATGTCGCCAAAGAGGTCGAGCAGGTTCATTTCTGCATCGGCACAAGCGGCATGAACTACTATGACGACGACTTTTACACGCTCGTGGTGCTCGATGGAGTCCTCGGCGGGGGGATGAGCAGCCGCCTGTTCCAAGAAGTCCGCGAGAAACGGGGGTTGGTTTACGCCATCGGCAGCTATATGCTGAGTTACACGGCGGGTGGAGCCTTCACGATTTATGGCGGAACGGGGCCGAAAACCTGGGGACAGGTTCAAGATGTCGTCCGCACCGAGCTGGACAAGATGATGTCCGAAGGGCCCTCTGCCGATGAGGTGGCCAAGGTCCAGCGCCAGATCGCTGGCAACATGGTGTTAGGCCTGGAAAGCACATCGGCCAGGATGCAACGGATGGCTAAGAACGAATTGGTCTATGGCCGTCAAATCCCGGTCGAAGAGACAGTCGCAAAAATCAACGCGGTCACCCGGGATCAGGTTCAAGGTCTGGCCCAACGCCTGTTCGATCCGGCCCAAATGCGCACAACCGCCATCGGCCCGGCCTAA
- a CDS encoding fumarylacetoacetate hydrolase family protein: MKLCRFLVANRADDPRTGVYHEGKIYETDGTSAAGIHDPANVVFLSPIGQPPAVRLFEETEVSPGEFILSYFFMNPAQLKGTNESLSMPPQVEQLGIELRIAGVLQDGDQMIDRNEAERYLLGYTFLLCFTDRSLQQEAGLSPGVWTESHDIGALLSPFLVTPEELSGYLVRETKSAFQFVYSLYVNNVPIVEEVAYAFDVEFYDLLQRASLRSPMGTGEVVAWPPLPLPDLESTPLGRQLEPGDKIRVVVENLGAVTSTVG; encoded by the coding sequence GTGAAACTTTGCCGCTTCCTTGTTGCCAACCGGGCCGACGATCCGCGCACCGGCGTCTACCACGAAGGCAAAATTTACGAAACCGACGGCACTTCGGCCGCCGGCATCCACGACCCGGCCAATGTGGTTTTCCTCTCGCCGATCGGCCAACCGCCAGCCGTCCGGCTCTTTGAAGAAACCGAGGTTTCCCCGGGCGAGTTTATTTTGAGCTACTTCTTTATGAACCCCGCCCAGCTCAAGGGGACGAACGAATCGCTTTCCATGCCGCCCCAAGTGGAGCAGTTGGGGATTGAACTCCGGATCGCCGGAGTGTTGCAAGACGGCGACCAGATGATCGATCGGAACGAGGCCGAGCGGTATCTGTTGGGCTACACCTTCCTGCTCTGCTTCACCGACCGGTCGCTTCAACAAGAAGCCGGTTTAAGCCCCGGGGTATGGACAGAAAGCCACGATATCGGCGCATTGCTCTCCCCCTTCTTGGTCACGCCGGAGGAACTGAGCGGCTATTTGGTCCGCGAGACCAAATCGGCTTTTCAATTTGTTTACAGCTTGTATGTGAACAACGTCCCGATTGTCGAAGAAGTGGCCTACGCTTTCGACGTGGAATTCTACGACCTGTTGCAACGGGCCAGCCTGCGGTCCCCGATGGGCACGGGCGAGGTGGTCGCTTGGCCCCCGCTTCCCTTGCCAGACCTGGAGTCCACACCCTTGGGCCGCCAGTTGGAGCCCGGCGACAAGATCCGGGTGGTTGTTGAAAACCTTGGGGCGGTCACCAGCACCGTCGGCTGA
- the infB gene encoding translation initiation factor IF-2, producing MPINVNELAKELGASPSAVLEVLADLEVAVEDNTFEADGETLEFIKESVSEHAADSADGIAMPRGRTPRDIAAALGVPDKEVVLTLIKKFKTMATLTTVLADDLTAQVVSEFGKSVRWEDAAPKAKSASAAKPAADSNGEIIRPPVVTILGHVDHGKTSLLDYIRKANVVSKEHGGITQHIGAYQVNLPEGTITFLDTPGHAAFTAMRARGAQVTDIAILVVAADDGIMPQTQEAISHAKNAKVPIIVAVNKIDKPSANVDKVLMALPQHELVPEAYGGDVIVCPVSAHTGEGVPHLLEMILLQAEVLELKANPKAEFHGVVIEAQLEKGRGPVATVLVENGTLKVGDVVVVGQTWGKIKAMTDYAGERVKSAGPSQPVEILGLNEVPGAGDPVEYAHDEREAREVANERADQAKARLNTGAKKKLSLRDLRKHLAGSDVKDLNLIIKADVQGSVEAVRGLIEKIENEEVNVKILHAGVGSVTESDILLASTANAICVGFNVKPEPKAKTEADRQKVEIRTYTIIYELIEDIEAAVKGMLEPKFEEDYHGTVEIRAVFKLTKAGKVAGSHVTDGKILRNDKVRVTRGGELVYEGTVESLRNVKQDVREMFAGQDCGLRFVNWDEFKEGDVVEAYDMVQID from the coding sequence ATGCCCATCAACGTCAACGAGCTTGCCAAGGAACTCGGTGCGTCCCCATCGGCCGTGCTTGAGGTTCTTGCGGATCTTGAGGTCGCCGTTGAAGACAACACGTTTGAAGCCGACGGGGAAACCCTCGAGTTCATCAAAGAGTCGGTTTCCGAACACGCGGCTGATTCGGCCGACGGCATCGCCATGCCCCGAGGCAGGACGCCACGCGATATCGCCGCCGCATTGGGTGTCCCCGACAAAGAAGTCGTCTTGACCCTCATCAAGAAGTTCAAGACGATGGCCACCCTGACCACGGTGTTGGCCGACGACCTGACCGCCCAGGTCGTTTCCGAATTCGGCAAGTCCGTCCGATGGGAAGATGCGGCCCCCAAAGCCAAGTCCGCTTCGGCGGCCAAGCCGGCTGCCGACTCTAACGGGGAGATCATCCGTCCCCCTGTCGTCACCATTCTTGGCCATGTCGACCACGGCAAAACTAGCCTGCTCGACTACATCCGCAAGGCGAATGTCGTCAGTAAAGAGCACGGCGGGATCACCCAGCATATTGGGGCCTACCAGGTGAACTTGCCAGAAGGGACGATCACGTTTTTGGACACTCCGGGCCACGCCGCGTTCACGGCCATGCGGGCGCGGGGAGCCCAGGTCACGGACATCGCGATTTTGGTGGTCGCCGCCGACGACGGCATCATGCCCCAAACCCAAGAAGCGATTTCCCACGCCAAAAACGCGAAGGTTCCAATCATCGTCGCCGTCAACAAAATCGACAAGCCTTCCGCCAACGTGGACAAGGTTTTGATGGCCCTGCCCCAGCATGAATTGGTGCCCGAGGCCTATGGCGGCGACGTCATCGTCTGCCCCGTCAGCGCCCACACTGGCGAAGGTGTCCCCCATCTGTTGGAAATGATTCTCCTCCAGGCCGAAGTCCTGGAACTCAAGGCCAACCCCAAGGCGGAGTTTCACGGTGTCGTCATCGAAGCCCAGTTGGAAAAGGGTCGCGGCCCGGTGGCTACCGTCTTAGTCGAAAACGGCACATTGAAGGTCGGAGACGTGGTCGTCGTCGGCCAGACCTGGGGCAAGATCAAAGCCATGACCGACTACGCCGGCGAGCGGGTCAAATCAGCAGGCCCAAGCCAGCCGGTCGAGATCCTGGGGCTGAATGAAGTCCCGGGGGCTGGCGATCCGGTTGAATACGCCCATGATGAGCGGGAAGCCCGCGAAGTCGCCAATGAAAGGGCCGACCAAGCCAAGGCACGCCTCAACACTGGCGCTAAAAAGAAGCTGAGCCTGCGCGACTTGCGCAAACACTTGGCCGGGAGCGACGTTAAGGATCTCAATCTCATCATCAAGGCCGACGTCCAAGGCTCGGTCGAAGCCGTCCGGGGCCTTATCGAAAAAATCGAGAACGAGGAAGTGAACGTCAAAATCCTGCATGCCGGGGTGGGGAGCGTCACCGAATCCGACATCTTGCTCGCCAGCACCGCAAATGCGATCTGCGTGGGATTCAACGTCAAACCGGAACCCAAAGCCAAAACCGAAGCCGACCGCCAAAAGGTCGAAATCCGAACCTACACAATCATCTATGAACTGATCGAGGATATCGAAGCTGCCGTCAAGGGGATGCTCGAACCCAAGTTCGAAGAGGATTACCACGGCACCGTCGAAATCCGGGCCGTGTTCAAGCTCACCAAGGCGGGCAAGGTCGCAGGTTCGCACGTCACCGATGGCAAAATCTTGCGCAACGACAAGGTGCGGGTCACCCGGGGCGGCGAACTGGTTTACGAAGGGACGGTCGAATCTCTGCGCAACGTCAAACAAGATGTGCGCGAGATGTTCGCCGGCCAAGATTGCGGACTCCGGTTTGTGAACTGGGACGAGTTCAAAGAAGGCGACGTCGTCGAAGCCTACGATATGGTGCAGATCGATTAA